The window ATTATTATGTTAGCTACGGtcgtaattatatataaaattaacaGTAGTGTTGGTAAACCTAAGACTTGAAAGGTCATTTAAACAAAGTTTTAAAACTTCGACCCCACTTTTATATGCGCGGGATAGATATTTGGAATCAAAATAACCAACAAtcttagaaatttaaaaaaaaaaattatacagtGGATCTGGATTGGTTTATTGATATTTGACATAACAATGAAAGTTACAAATGGAATAATAAGAATTTGGTTGCATGTAGTTTTCATGAGAGGATCTACAATTCAATATGGAAACGGCAGTTAAACCTCAAATCCCAGTGTTTTGGCCTTCGTTTGTAGCATTTCACTATTGAGAAATTTCTTGTACCAGTTAACAGACAGCTTTGCTGTTCTTCGTAGCATCTGGAAGTCGACATGATAGAGCCCGAATTTGACAGTATAACCATGTGCCCACTCAAAATTGTCGAGAAGAGACCAGCAAAAGTAGCCTCTCACATCAGCTCCCTTCCTGCACATTGTTAGCcaagttcatcttcttcttctcttcaagTACCATCACAACAACACATTGTATGTGTTAGGTTTATTTTGAGAATCATAGTACCCATGCATTGAAGACACCATAAATCTGAACATATTTTGTTTGTCTTAACAGTGTTTAGTATTTTCGCAGACACATGCGACCTTGCAAGTTAAACATTATAGTAGTTTCCTGGTTTCGATGAGTACCTCATGGCCGAGTGCAAAAACTTGAGGTAGGAGCTCATAAATTTGATCCTCTGTGTGTCATTGAGCAATTCCTCATATGTACCTTTGCTTTCTTGTGCATAGCCTTGCGAGAGTAAAACAAGCCTCAAATCAGTATCAATGGATGCATTCATTTTCCACTTCTAAATGCTGTATGTTGCGTACCATTTTCTGTGATGTACATAGGAATGTTTTTATATCTTTCCATGATATAGAGGACCAGATTTTCGATTCCACGGGGAACGACATAAAATGTCGGCATAGCAGTCTGCAAGGCAAAATGAGCTAAGTAAGATTATTGTGTATATGTATATGTATATAATTGGAAAAACTAAGCTCAGTTGTGGCACACATACAGGATCTCCTATCAGCATCCCATTTCTATATCCAGTTTTGAGTAATAATGCATCAAAGTCATAGCCATCCAAATCACACAAAGAGAACATGCAATCCTCGACATAATTGCTCGCGTAATGGTTGATTCCAATGAAATCCAATTTGCTCTGCAGTAGTTTCTTTTCTTCCAAGGTGAAGGAAGGCAATCTAGAACCAAGGATTTCAACCATTGGCTGGGGATAAGCACCGAGCAGTATGGGATCTAAAATCCTGCAAATACAGGATTAACTTTAAAGTAAACAAAATCACTGCTACACCAAAAATGTGATTTTTCAAAGATAAAAAGTACCATAGGAGTTCAAAAGATAAAGCTCGTTCAGTTGCTAAACAATCATCTGTTGAATTTGTCAATGGCTCGTACCATTTTGAGGTGACAACGATTCCAATGGAACCACCTTGTTTGACCTTCAAAAGGATTTGCAACAAGTTATTTGCTGTGGGTGTGAAAATGACACTCATTTGAGTGTGCATTTTACATGTAGATAAAGAAATTGTTCAGAAACATATTTGAGAGAAAAATGCCACCTGATATTTTTTCCTATAGATATCAACTGCAACTGCATGCGACAAAATCATATTATGGACGGCTCTATATGGTTCTGTTTTTGAATCTCCAGTATGGCAATTTCCATATGGTTCTGAACAACGCCCTGGTGGAAACGTTCCATCTCGATAAGCAAATCTCGCAAAAAGGTTTGGTTCATTGATTGTTGACCAAAGCTTCACTCTATCTCCGAATTCCCTAAAGCATACTTCTGCAAAGTAGCCGAAATCTTCTCTGCAAAGTTGAAGGATTACTCAGATTAAGTTTGCAGCATGCCGAGGTGTT is drawn from Zingiber officinale cultivar Zhangliang chromosome 1B, Zo_v1.1, whole genome shotgun sequence and contains these coding sequences:
- the LOC121985314 gene encoding beta-glucosidase 16-like isoform X5 — protein: MSSHMYQVIKAIRKIDSKVLPIYYGNIEDGGNGDIADDHYHRFMEDINLMQELGVNSYRFSISWSRVLPRGQFGDVNTMAIQFYNGLIDALLHKGIQPFVTINHFDIPQELEDRYGSWLSTHIQEDFGYFAEVCFREFGDRVKLWSTINEPNLFARFAYRDGTFPPGRCSEPYGNCHTGDSKTEPYRAVHNMILSHAVAVDIYRKKYQVKQGGSIGIVVTSKWYEPLTNSTDDCLATERALSFELLWILDPILLGAYPQPMVEILGSRLPSFTLEEKKLLQSKLDFIGINHYASNYVEDCMFSLCDLDGYDFDALLLKTGYRNGMLIGDPTAMPTFYVVPRGIENLVLYIMERYKNIPMYITENGYAQESKGTYEELLNDTQRIKFMSSYLKFLHSAMRKGADVRGYFCWSLLDNFEWAHGYTVKFGLYHVDFQMLRRTAKLSVNWYKKFLNSEMLQTKAKTLGFEV
- the LOC121985314 gene encoding beta-glucosidase 16-like isoform X2 — protein: MERTKNVTAIIIFLRLLSSAAGIRRGDFPPSFLFGTATSSYQIEGAYSEDNKSLSNWDVFTHVPGNIEDGGNGDIADDHYHRFMEDINLMQELGVNSYRFSISWSRVLPSEFSGSIGLSLKDLTYYLGIFSLLIGGQFGDVNTMAIQFYNGLIDALLHKGIQPFVTINHFDIPQELEDRYGSWLSTHIQEDFGYFAEVCFREFGDRVKLWSTINEPNLFARFAYRDGTFPPGRCSEPYGNCHTGDSKTEPYRAVHNMILSHAVAVDIYRKKYQVKQGGSIGIVVTSKWYEPLTNSTDDCLATERALSFELLWILDPILLGAYPQPMVEILGSRLPSFTLEEKKLLQSKLDFIGINHYASNYVEDCMFSLCDLDGYDFDALLLKTGYRNGMLIGDPTAMPTFYVVPRGIENLVLYIMERYKNIPMYITENGYAQESKGTYEELLNDTQRIKFMSSYLKFLHSAMRKGADVRGYFCWSLLDNFEWAHGYTVKFGLYHVDFQMLRRTAKLSVNWYKKFLNSEMLQTKAKTLGFEV
- the LOC121985314 gene encoding beta-glucosidase 16-like isoform X6, giving the protein MGLLTPFCTKANISFGIQPFVTINHFDIPQELEDRYGSWLSTHIQEDFGYFAEVCFREFGDRVKLWSTINEPNLFARFAYRDGTFPPGRCSEPYGNCHTGDSKTEPYRAVHNMILSHAVAVDIYRKKYQVKQGGSIGIVVTSKWYEPLTNSTDDCLATERALSFELLWILDPILLGAYPQPMVEILGSRLPSFTLEEKKLLQSKLDFIGINHYASNYVEDCMFSLCDLDGYDFDALLLKTGYRNGMLIGDPTAMPTFYVVPRGIENLVLYIMERYKNIPMYITENGYAQESKGTYEELLNDTQRIKFMSSYLKFLHSAMRKGADVRGYFCWSLLDNFEWAHGYTVKFGLYHVDFQMLRRTAKLSVNWYKKFLNSEMLQTKAKTLGFEV
- the LOC121985314 gene encoding beta-glucosidase 16-like isoform X4, encoding MERTKNVTAIIIFLRLLSSAAGIRRGDFPPSFLFGTATSSYQIEGAYSEDNKSLSNWDVFTHVPGNIEDGGNGDIADDHYHRFMEDINLMQELGVNSYRFSISWSRVLPRGQFGDVNTMAIQFYNGLIDALLHKGIQPFVTINHFDIPQELEDRYGSWLSTHIQEDFGYFAEVCFREFGDRVKLWSTINEPNLFARFAYRDGTFPPGRCSEPYGNCHTGDSKTEPYRAVHNMILSHAVAVDIYRKKYQVKQGGSIGIVVTSKWYEPLTNSTDDCLATERALSFELLWILDPILLGAYPQPMVEILGSRLPSFTLEEKKLLQSKLDFIGINHYASNYVEDCMFSLCDLDGYDFDALLLKTGYRNGMLIGDPTAMPTFYVVPRGIENLVLYIMERYKNIPMYITENGYAQESKGTYEELLNDTQRIKFMSSYLKFLHSAMRKGADVRGYFCWSLLDNFEWAHGYTVKFGLYHVDFQMLRRTAKLSVNWYKKFLNSEMLQTKAKTLGFEV
- the LOC121985314 gene encoding beta-glucosidase 16-like isoform X3; translation: MERTKNVTAIIIFLRLLSSAAGIRRGDFPPSFLFGTATSSYQSMLARFPPRQHVLPFQLKEIEGAYSEDNKSLSNWDVFTHVPGNIEDGGNGDIADDHYHRFMEDINLMQELGVNSYRFSISWSRVLPRGQFGDVNTMAIQFYNGLIDALLHKGIQPFVTINHFDIPQELEDRYGSWLSTHIQEDFGYFAEVCFREFGDRVKLWSTINEPNLFARFAYRDGTFPPGRCSEPYGNCHTGDSKTEPYRAVHNMILSHAVAVDIYRKKYQVKQGGSIGIVVTSKWYEPLTNSTDDCLATERALSFELLWILDPILLGAYPQPMVEILGSRLPSFTLEEKKLLQSKLDFIGINHYASNYVEDCMFSLCDLDGYDFDALLLKTGYRNGMLIGDPTAMPTFYVVPRGIENLVLYIMERYKNIPMYITENGYAQESKGTYEELLNDTQRIKFMSSYLKFLHSAMRKGADVRGYFCWSLLDNFEWAHGYTVKFGLYHVDFQMLRRTAKLSVNWYKKFLNSEMLQTKAKTLGFEV
- the LOC121985314 gene encoding beta-glucosidase 16-like isoform X1 → MERTKNVTAIIIFLRLLSSAAGIRRGDFPPSFLFGTATSSYQSMLARFPPRQHVLPFQLKEIEGAYSEDNKSLSNWDVFTHVPGNIEDGGNGDIADDHYHRFMEDINLMQELGVNSYRFSISWSRVLPSEFSGSIGLSLKDLTYYLGIFSLLIGGQFGDVNTMAIQFYNGLIDALLHKGIQPFVTINHFDIPQELEDRYGSWLSTHIQEDFGYFAEVCFREFGDRVKLWSTINEPNLFARFAYRDGTFPPGRCSEPYGNCHTGDSKTEPYRAVHNMILSHAVAVDIYRKKYQVKQGGSIGIVVTSKWYEPLTNSTDDCLATERALSFELLWILDPILLGAYPQPMVEILGSRLPSFTLEEKKLLQSKLDFIGINHYASNYVEDCMFSLCDLDGYDFDALLLKTGYRNGMLIGDPTAMPTFYVVPRGIENLVLYIMERYKNIPMYITENGYAQESKGTYEELLNDTQRIKFMSSYLKFLHSAMRKGADVRGYFCWSLLDNFEWAHGYTVKFGLYHVDFQMLRRTAKLSVNWYKKFLNSEMLQTKAKTLGFEV